A stretch of Crossiella cryophila DNA encodes these proteins:
- a CDS encoding BTAD domain-containing putative transcriptional regulator, which translates to MVPVGSFGRVVREKRIMLGMSQRELARRSGISVRALRYIELDQVRNPRPESLRRLTRAVGLDPVDDPESVPVVETGVRLGVLGQLLFTRNGRPIQLGSRKQRDLLGLLALQPGVLFSRADIIDVLWENRPPRTCAGLVHSYVSRLRKTLRAASTAGDQELAISAEQGGYRLVAEPGCLDLVDFDGLVAMARRQSNDLRRFELLGNALERWRAAVVCDLSERVRRHPAAVSAAQRRTAALLCHADLAFQLGHPDRGLERLAPIAVDDPLHEGLQSRMMLLLGASGQQAAALRLFRTVRTQLVDELGVEPGPALLGAYQRVVEGDEHSYRPAVPARATTVTVTSAPPVQLPPEPGVFAGRQRELGALDQAADARVVLVTGAAGVGKTALAVRWANLARHRFPDGALFLDLQGHLPGGALDPDGAVRRLLNGLGVPPNRIPAEPDGVMSLYRSLLAGRRMLILFDNAAGSAQVRPLLPAGPGCFALVTSRAGLGGLITRDGAQAVRLGLLTEPDAEGMLFGMLGGERLQGRSAELTRLIRACGHLPLALRIAATNIICSGASGITEFTRRLEAEDPLSVLVVTGEANLAVLTAFDLSYQRLEPADQRMFRLVGSLPVLEVTRELLAVVLRADSSAVGGPLDRLANAHLLDRGPGDRFQLTGLLRHYALRLARAEDSAETRAAWRRRCVEFYLGEVASAEPEWVDQEFDNLLALVHEIARHGHRQAAWRIIPLLRPYFWSRPWQPDWLRAAEAGLSAALVDGTAGDQADLHLGLSELHLIRGGYRHSVGYAMQSLALSEESGWPDRQAAALVGLGLAHGCLGQLTEAVDHAGRALELYVSSGCLAGQARSHVCLGLALRDSGSLASALSHQLAGLDLHRRLDLSVGEASSLQLVAELLLARGRLPEALGLLEQALARQRALADLGGAAESARLVAVFLTATGHTSAAATAARGAVRLAAGCGDPHREADARNTLGHLLRQSGRPAESVRQHLLAREISELGERPAPRIAALIGLGSSRGQLPAEVRLRHLATAVEVSLARGYRLLHASALITLAEACAEDDGPAAAVRYAEEALRVYGSAGHVAGDRTAARVLARLHERSGDHRAAQRWHTRHGRTRLDFTPEEACRLAGNVVAVAEVVPEPRVST; encoded by the coding sequence ATGGTGCCTGTGGGCTCTTTTGGTCGGGTAGTACGGGAAAAACGGATCATGCTGGGTATGAGCCAGCGTGAACTTGCCAGGCGATCAGGTATAAGCGTGCGCGCGCTCCGCTACATCGAACTCGACCAGGTGCGCAATCCGCGGCCGGAGTCGTTGCGCAGGTTGACCCGGGCTGTTGGTCTGGATCCGGTGGACGATCCGGAGTCTGTCCCGGTGGTGGAGACCGGCGTCCGGCTTGGTGTGCTTGGCCAGTTGTTGTTCACCAGGAATGGGCGGCCGATTCAACTTGGTTCGCGCAAGCAACGCGACCTGCTCGGGCTGCTCGCATTGCAACCTGGTGTGTTGTTCTCCAGAGCGGACATCATCGATGTTCTGTGGGAAAATCGGCCGCCTCGGACCTGCGCCGGACTGGTGCACTCCTACGTGTCCCGGCTGCGGAAGACGCTGCGCGCGGCCAGCACCGCGGGTGATCAGGAACTGGCCATCTCGGCCGAACAAGGCGGCTATCGATTGGTGGCTGAGCCCGGCTGTCTCGATCTGGTGGACTTCGACGGTCTGGTCGCCATGGCGCGGCGGCAATCCAACGACCTCAGGCGGTTCGAGCTGTTGGGAAACGCGCTTGAACGCTGGCGGGCCGCGGTCGTCTGTGATCTGAGCGAGCGGGTGCGGCGGCATCCAGCCGCGGTCTCGGCCGCCCAGCGGCGTACTGCCGCGCTGCTGTGCCACGCCGACCTCGCGTTCCAACTCGGCCACCCGGATCGCGGACTGGAGCGCCTCGCGCCGATCGCGGTGGACGACCCGCTGCATGAAGGCCTGCAAAGCCGGATGATGCTGCTCCTCGGCGCGTCCGGTCAGCAGGCAGCGGCGCTGCGCCTGTTCCGTACGGTCCGCACCCAACTTGTGGACGAGCTGGGCGTGGAGCCTGGCCCCGCGTTGCTGGGTGCCTACCAGCGGGTCGTCGAAGGTGACGAGCACAGCTACCGCCCAGCCGTGCCGGCGCGGGCCACCACGGTCACGGTGACCTCGGCCCCGCCCGTGCAACTGCCACCCGAACCGGGTGTCTTCGCCGGGCGGCAGCGTGAGCTGGGCGCGCTGGACCAGGCCGCGGACGCGAGAGTGGTGCTGGTGACCGGCGCCGCCGGAGTCGGCAAGACAGCGCTTGCCGTGCGGTGGGCGAATCTGGCTCGGCACCGCTTCCCGGACGGAGCCCTGTTCCTCGACCTTCAGGGGCACCTACCTGGCGGGGCGCTCGATCCGGACGGTGCCGTGCGCAGGCTGCTCAACGGACTGGGCGTGCCCCCGAACCGGATTCCCGCCGAACCGGATGGGGTGATGTCGCTGTACCGATCCCTGCTCGCCGGACGGCGGATGCTGATCCTGTTCGACAACGCCGCAGGTTCCGCCCAAGTTCGTCCATTGCTGCCGGCGGGGCCGGGCTGCTTCGCGCTGGTCACCAGCCGGGCCGGGCTCGGTGGTCTGATCACCCGGGATGGCGCGCAGGCGGTGCGGCTCGGTTTGCTCACTGAGCCCGACGCCGAGGGGATGCTCTTCGGCATGCTCGGCGGGGAGCGGCTGCAGGGACGCTCGGCGGAGCTGACCCGACTCATCCGTGCCTGCGGTCACCTGCCACTGGCATTGCGGATCGCCGCGACCAACATCATCTGTTCCGGGGCGTCCGGGATCACCGAGTTCACCCGGCGCCTGGAAGCGGAGGATCCGCTGTCCGTGCTGGTCGTCACCGGGGAGGCGAACCTCGCCGTGCTGACCGCGTTCGACCTCTCCTACCAGCGTCTGGAACCCGCGGACCAGCGGATGTTCCGGCTGGTGGGCAGCCTGCCCGTGCTGGAAGTGACCCGAGAGCTGCTGGCGGTCGTCCTGCGTGCCGACAGCAGCGCGGTGGGCGGCCCGCTGGACCGCCTGGCCAACGCTCACCTGTTGGACCGCGGGCCCGGCGACCGATTCCAGCTGACCGGGCTGCTCCGGCACTACGCGCTGCGGCTCGCCAGGGCCGAGGATTCCGCCGAGACGCGGGCGGCCTGGCGCCGCCGGTGCGTCGAGTTCTACCTCGGCGAGGTCGCCAGCGCTGAGCCTGAGTGGGTTGACCAGGAGTTCGACAATCTGTTGGCGCTGGTGCACGAGATCGCCAGGCACGGGCACCGGCAGGCGGCCTGGCGCATCATTCCCCTGCTGCGGCCCTACTTCTGGTCCCGTCCGTGGCAGCCGGACTGGCTGCGCGCCGCGGAGGCGGGGCTGTCCGCCGCGCTGGTCGACGGCACCGCGGGCGACCAGGCTGACCTGCACCTGGGGCTGAGCGAGTTGCACCTCATCCGCGGCGGTTACCGGCACAGCGTCGGGTACGCGATGCAGTCCCTGGCACTGAGCGAGGAGTCCGGCTGGCCGGATCGGCAGGCTGCCGCGTTGGTCGGCCTCGGCCTCGCCCATGGCTGCCTCGGCCAGCTGACCGAGGCGGTGGACCACGCCGGCCGGGCGCTGGAGCTGTATGTCTCCTCGGGTTGCCTGGCCGGACAGGCGAGAAGTCATGTTTGCCTTGGCCTCGCCCTCCGGGACTCCGGCAGCCTGGCGAGTGCGCTGAGCCACCAGCTGGCCGGATTGGACCTGCATCGGCGGCTGGACCTGTCCGTGGGCGAGGCATCCAGCCTGCAATTGGTCGCGGAGCTGTTGCTGGCCAGAGGCAGGCTGCCCGAGGCGTTGGGCCTATTGGAGCAGGCGCTGGCCCGGCAGCGGGCGCTGGCCGATCTGGGGGGTGCCGCGGAGTCCGCCCGGCTCGTCGCCGTCTTCCTGACCGCCACGGGACACACCTCGGCCGCGGCGACGGCGGCTCGGGGCGCGGTGCGGCTGGCCGCCGGCTGCGGCGATCCGCACCGGGAGGCCGACGCTCGCAACACCCTCGGTCACCTGCTGAGGCAGAGTGGCCGGCCCGCAGAGTCGGTCCGTCAGCACCTGCTCGCCCGCGAGATCTCCGAACTCGGCGAGCGGCCAGCGCCGCGGATCGCCGCGCTGATCGGTCTGGGATCCAGCCGCGGGCAGCTGCCGGCGGAGGTGAGGCTGCGGCATCTCGCCACCGCTGTCGAGGTCAGCCTGGCCAGGGGATACCGCCTGCTGCACGCCTCCGCTCTGATCACACTGGCCGAGGCGTGTGCCGAGGACGACGGCCCGGCGGCCGCGGTCAGGTACGCGGAGGAGGCGCTGCGTGTGTACGGCTCGGCGGGGCACGTGGCAGGCGACCGGACGGCGGCGCGTGTGCTGGCCCGCCTGCACGAGCGCAGCGGTGACCATCGTGCTGCCCAGCGCTGGCACACCAGGCATGGCCGAACCCGGCTGGACTTCACACCTGAGGAGGCGTGTCGGCTGGCCGGCAACGTGGTCGCCGTGGCCGAGGTCGTGCCTGAGCCGCGCGTCTCGACTTGA
- a CDS encoding class I SAM-dependent methyltransferase: MSTDITRLISAAGGHPADLATAIDEVGPARCTEIAADEIAYRLDPPRLDPDTRIEVQLRLSHRDTTTDHLVGITDAGATHTQARSANPHATIHQDLGELLRQLLGPREAASAASRQVELRDAGNIESFRRPPAFFAATQRLLATLDHRDRPTLTELASRHESDKWGIHHYTQHYPRYFEPLRDRPLTVLEIGIGGFDNPTAGGASLRMWKHYFPRATIHGVDVHDKTPHAQQRIHILRADQSDPKALEEVVARTGPLDIVIDDGSHQNAHVLTTFHTLFPHVRDGGYYAIEDLQTSYWPRFGGTSEDLNSPHTSLGFLKTLVDGLNHEEVLASSPRDRAPTDRSVRSLHFHHNLAVLEKGVNLEGGGPDWVRYGPK; this comes from the coding sequence ATGTCAACCGACATCACCCGGCTCATCTCGGCCGCGGGCGGCCACCCGGCCGACCTCGCCACCGCCATCGACGAGGTGGGCCCGGCCCGCTGCACCGAGATCGCCGCCGACGAGATCGCCTACCGCCTGGACCCGCCCCGCCTGGACCCGGACACCAGGATCGAGGTCCAACTCCGCCTGTCCCACCGCGACACCACAACCGACCACCTGGTCGGCATCACCGACGCGGGCGCCACCCACACCCAGGCCCGATCCGCCAACCCGCACGCCACCATCCACCAGGACCTGGGCGAACTGCTCCGCCAGCTCCTGGGCCCGCGCGAGGCGGCGAGTGCCGCCAGTCGTCAGGTGGAACTCCGCGACGCCGGGAACATCGAGTCCTTCCGCCGCCCACCGGCCTTCTTCGCCGCCACCCAACGCCTGCTGGCCACCCTGGACCACCGCGACCGGCCCACCCTGACCGAGCTGGCCAGCCGGCACGAGTCGGACAAGTGGGGGATCCACCACTACACCCAGCACTACCCGCGCTACTTCGAGCCGCTGCGCGACCGCCCGCTGACCGTGCTGGAGATCGGCATCGGCGGCTTCGACAACCCCACCGCGGGCGGCGCCTCGCTGCGCATGTGGAAGCACTACTTCCCACGCGCCACCATCCACGGCGTCGACGTGCACGACAAGACTCCCCATGCCCAGCAACGAATCCACATCCTGCGCGCCGACCAGTCCGATCCCAAGGCACTGGAGGAGGTGGTGGCCCGCACCGGCCCGCTGGACATCGTCATCGACGACGGCAGCCACCAGAACGCCCACGTGCTGACCACCTTCCACACCCTGTTCCCGCACGTCCGCGACGGCGGCTACTACGCGATCGAGGACCTGCAGACCTCCTACTGGCCCCGCTTCGGCGGCACCAGCGAGGACCTCAACTCCCCACACACCAGTCTCGGTTTCCTCAAAACCCTGGTCGACGGCCTGAACCACGAGGAAGTCCTGGCGTCAAGCCCCCGCGATCGCGCCCCTACCGACCGGTCGGTGAGGAGCCTGCACTTCCACCACAACCTGGCCGTGCTCGAGAAGGGCGTGAACCTGGAGGGCGGCGGGCCGGACTGGGTTCGCTACGGCCCGAAGTAG